In Myxococcus stipitatus, the following are encoded in one genomic region:
- a CDS encoding BlaI/MecI/CopY family transcriptional regulator: MKKPVGEQELAVLRYVAEHGPATVGEVAERFGEPQGLARSTILTVMERLRQKGYLTRRKVEGVFQYASPVPEGELLRDVVGDFVQRTLAGSLSPFAAYLSEADDVSDAELAQLQDVVSRLRSKKRKD, encoded by the coding sequence ATGAAGAAGCCGGTGGGAGAGCAGGAGCTGGCGGTGCTGCGCTACGTGGCGGAGCACGGTCCGGCGACGGTGGGCGAAGTGGCGGAGCGCTTTGGAGAGCCGCAGGGCCTGGCGCGCTCCACCATCCTCACGGTGATGGAGCGGCTGCGGCAGAAGGGCTACCTCACGCGGCGCAAGGTGGAGGGCGTGTTCCAGTACGCCTCGCCGGTTCCGGAGGGCGAGTTGCTGCGGGACGTGGTGGGGGACTTCGTCCAGCGGACGCTGGCGGGTTCACTGTCGCCCTTCGCGGCGTATCTGTCAGAGGCGGATGACGTCTCCGACGCGGAGCTGGCGCAGCTCCAGGATGTCGTGTCGCGGCTTCGCTCGAAGAAGCGGAAGGACTAG
- a CDS encoding tetratricopeptide repeat protein, whose protein sequence is MSSTHAREGGRLLLVGQPQEAVKSFQKGLAIDPDDVECLLGLVRTYLSVGAAREAEAAALRLLKAKPDHAEGQAHLAMLRAQAGNAEALEALKALAAAPTSGYFERFNLGGLLLDRGDLNGARAAYESALQVAPDSAHVHFELGRIHLQQGLPAAAVPHFQKAAEGASQEAMPLLMLSRAHAAQGALGLAIQAGTQALDRAQGSLRRAVLEDLFKLYLSGGSPEGAKRTVLELRQLEPAQVNYVYLHGLAMMSGGGFAEAKELFEEALRLSPKSWQTLTALAQMHGALGEREDARRRLEEAVALVPTELGPVNDLAMHLMQDDQHSRAKPLLERALAAHPADATTNLNMAVATFMTDRAASLHHAERARTLGQGEIREQATRLLKALGAA, encoded by the coding sequence ATGTCATCGACGCATGCTCGGGAAGGCGGACGGCTGCTCCTGGTGGGGCAGCCGCAGGAGGCGGTGAAGAGTTTCCAGAAGGGACTCGCCATCGACCCGGACGACGTGGAGTGTTTGCTCGGGCTCGTCCGGACGTACCTGAGCGTGGGGGCCGCGCGTGAGGCGGAGGCCGCGGCGTTGCGGTTGTTGAAGGCGAAGCCGGACCACGCCGAGGGCCAGGCGCACCTGGCGATGCTGCGCGCGCAGGCTGGAAACGCGGAGGCGTTGGAGGCCCTCAAGGCATTGGCCGCGGCGCCCACGTCGGGCTACTTCGAGCGCTTCAACCTGGGTGGGCTGCTGCTCGACCGGGGGGATTTGAACGGGGCGCGGGCCGCGTATGAGTCCGCGTTGCAGGTGGCGCCCGACAGCGCGCATGTGCACTTCGAGTTGGGCCGCATCCACCTCCAGCAGGGCCTGCCCGCCGCGGCGGTGCCGCACTTCCAGAAGGCCGCGGAGGGGGCGTCGCAGGAGGCGATGCCGCTGTTGATGCTGTCTCGCGCGCATGCGGCGCAGGGGGCGTTGGGGCTGGCCATCCAGGCGGGGACGCAGGCGTTGGACAGGGCACAGGGGAGCCTGCGCCGCGCGGTGCTCGAGGACCTCTTCAAGCTGTACCTGTCCGGGGGCAGCCCCGAGGGGGCGAAGCGCACCGTGTTGGAGCTGCGGCAGTTGGAGCCGGCCCAGGTCAACTACGTCTACCTGCACGGGTTGGCGATGATGAGCGGGGGCGGCTTCGCGGAGGCCAAGGAACTCTTCGAGGAGGCGCTGCGGCTTTCGCCCAAGAGCTGGCAGACGTTGACGGCGCTGGCGCAGATGCACGGCGCGCTGGGTGAGCGGGAGGATGCGCGCCGGCGGCTGGAGGAGGCGGTGGCGCTGGTGCCCACCGAACTGGGGCCGGTCAACGACCTGGCGATGCACTTGATGCAGGACGACCAGCACTCGCGCGCGAAGCCGCTCTTGGAGCGGGCCCTGGCCGCGCATCCGGCGGACGCGACGACGAACCTCAACATGGCCGTGGCCACCTTCATGACGGACCGGGCCGCGTCGCTTCACCACGCGGAGCGGGCTCGGACGCTGGGCCAGGGCGAGATTCGCGAGCAGGCCACACGCTTGCTGAAGGCACTGGGCGCGGCCTGA
- a CDS encoding cation:proton antiporter translates to MHLEMPLVIGLMVAAIVLAIAAKRANMPYNVALVVGGLLISVGNLLPGVPPLNPEVVFLVCLPALLFEGGITADLNGIRANALPILILSTLGMVLAIGATGTALHFLVDLAIWPALLLGALLSVTDTVSILYAFRRAPVPPRLSGIMQGESLFNDGTALVAYAAIASVVAGAAAPSVPMLAARVLLASAGGAVVGLAVGMLGSFVIRHTEDPLAEIMVTTAVALASFVVAEQLHLSGAISAVVAGLSVGVGLRKNVSPQSQVAIHSFWEYATFGVNTFLFLAVGLTTKPETLRGYVPETLIAVACVLVGRAVAIYGPFLLLRLIRPAEALPPRWQHVFIVGNIKGALSIGLALGLPAATPGREKLVAIAFGVTLVSLVGQGLMLTRALKWLGLFQQDEVALAMSEQRGRLISSRAAHQELAVLHEQGLVPRAAYDHLRSEYQVNIARAERELRRLNEHHLAQGARDLIAMRRRLIDAERTALQGARRSGLIPEATAEHMLAQLDERTLNLEKVLHGGGHGDEPAVEPGRKAS, encoded by the coding sequence GTGCACTTGGAGATGCCTCTCGTCATTGGATTGATGGTGGCCGCCATCGTCCTGGCCATCGCAGCCAAGCGGGCGAACATGCCCTACAACGTGGCGCTCGTCGTGGGAGGCTTGCTCATCTCCGTGGGCAACCTGCTCCCGGGCGTGCCGCCCCTCAATCCGGAGGTGGTGTTCCTCGTCTGCCTGCCGGCGCTGCTGTTCGAGGGGGGCATCACCGCGGACCTCAATGGCATCCGCGCCAATGCCTTGCCCATCCTCATCCTCTCCACCCTGGGCATGGTGCTAGCCATTGGCGCCACGGGCACCGCGCTGCACTTCCTGGTGGACCTGGCCATCTGGCCCGCGCTGCTCCTGGGCGCGCTGTTGTCGGTGACGGACACCGTCTCCATCCTCTACGCCTTCCGCCGCGCGCCGGTGCCTCCGCGCCTGTCCGGCATCATGCAGGGCGAGAGCCTCTTCAACGACGGCACCGCCCTGGTGGCCTACGCGGCCATCGCCAGCGTGGTGGCGGGCGCCGCGGCTCCCTCCGTTCCGATGCTGGCCGCGCGAGTGCTGCTCGCGTCAGCGGGTGGCGCGGTGGTGGGGCTGGCGGTGGGCATGCTGGGCAGCTTCGTCATCCGCCACACCGAGGACCCGCTGGCCGAAATCATGGTGACCACGGCCGTGGCGCTGGCCTCCTTCGTGGTGGCCGAGCAGCTCCACCTGTCGGGCGCCATCTCCGCCGTCGTCGCGGGATTGTCCGTGGGTGTCGGGCTGCGCAAGAACGTCTCGCCGCAGAGCCAGGTGGCCATCCACTCCTTCTGGGAGTACGCCACGTTCGGGGTGAACACCTTCCTCTTCCTGGCGGTGGGACTCACCACGAAACCCGAGACGCTGCGCGGCTACGTGCCCGAGACACTCATCGCGGTGGCGTGTGTTCTGGTCGGCCGCGCGGTGGCCATCTACGGACCCTTCCTGCTCCTGCGGCTCATCCGTCCCGCGGAGGCGCTGCCGCCTCGCTGGCAGCACGTCTTCATCGTGGGCAACATCAAGGGCGCGCTCTCCATCGGTCTGGCGCTGGGACTCCCCGCGGCCACGCCGGGCCGGGAGAAGTTGGTGGCCATCGCCTTCGGCGTGACGCTGGTGTCGCTGGTGGGCCAGGGCTTGATGCTCACGCGCGCGCTCAAGTGGCTGGGCCTCTTCCAGCAGGACGAGGTGGCGCTGGCCATGTCCGAGCAGCGGGGCCGGCTCATCTCCAGCCGCGCGGCACACCAGGAGCTGGCGGTGTTGCATGAGCAGGGGCTGGTGCCTCGGGCGGCGTATGACCACCTGCGCAGCGAGTACCAGGTGAACATCGCCCGGGCCGAGCGCGAGCTGCGGCGGCTCAACGAGCACCACCTCGCGCAGGGGGCCCGGGACCTCATCGCCATGCGGCGCAGGCTCATCGACGCGGAGCGCACGGCGCTTCAAGGCGCGCGCCGCAGCGGGCTCATCCCGGAGGCGACGGCGGAGCACATGCTGGCGCAGTTGGATGAGCGGACGCTGAATCTGGAGAAGGTGCTGCACGGTGGTGGGCACGGAGATGAGCCGGCGGTGGAGCCCGGGAGGAAGGCGTCGTGA
- a CDS encoding M56 family metallopeptidase, protein MRTDWLTEMASWLASWPEGLWRASWQGALCAALVWAVTRGWTRMPASLRAGLWWLVALKFVVTLVAPRPFSLPVLPAALGAFLEQVSPLVPKPQEAASSSSSRPSDVLATEAPASSPDGQVEDTVLARDTRVEGFVLAGGAPVLREPERSMWGTFQGWKPVMVLVLLMAWGVGLSLQLRHQARSWASMRQIRRGARPLVHPELEAEVRELSVSAGLKQAPALLVSDEVTSPLATGLLSPVVVLPAKAVRLLPVEGLRMALAHEVAHLKRGDLWLGWVPALAEALLFFHPLARRAAREYALAREEACDAEALLLTGAEPADYGELLLAFGVARPQGTAAAMGASAHVQALYRRLSMLEHVEVESSRSRRGWKWAFSLFGLLALVPFQVVARPESKPETQAQPDAAASATTSTKTRERRHMTGVVKVLGDTAPVPPTPPATPVVAASPAQVRQAPRAPSAPRAPAPIVAMAGVIPPTPPAPPKPPRPIESDDDFGYVLLSSDNSATMNGSTVDLELAKMFRGKQGGELLYARRNGEAFIIRDASTLKALRAAMEPMRTQGKLQGELGEKMGALGHEQGKLGMKQGALGVKQSELGLQHAELAHKRAGLHLESSRIDSLPEVERDRRQAELDKQEKALDQEMEVLDKKQEALSQEQEVLSKEQSKLGEQQAAYGREMEKVSEQHEGKVREAERAIRSLIDEALSKGLGQPLPT, encoded by the coding sequence ATGCGGACCGATTGGCTGACGGAGATGGCCTCGTGGCTTGCGTCGTGGCCGGAGGGGTTGTGGCGAGCGTCGTGGCAGGGCGCGCTGTGTGCCGCGCTGGTGTGGGCGGTGACGCGAGGGTGGACGCGGATGCCCGCCTCGCTGCGCGCGGGCCTGTGGTGGCTGGTGGCGCTCAAGTTCGTGGTGACGTTGGTCGCGCCGCGTCCGTTCTCGCTGCCGGTGTTGCCCGCGGCGCTCGGGGCTTTCCTCGAGCAGGTGAGCCCGCTGGTGCCCAAGCCCCAGGAGGCGGCTTCGTCTTCTTCGTCGCGTCCGTCGGACGTGCTGGCGACGGAGGCCCCCGCGTCCTCACCTGACGGACAGGTCGAGGACACGGTGCTCGCGAGGGACACGCGCGTGGAGGGCTTCGTGCTGGCGGGGGGCGCGCCCGTCTTGCGTGAGCCGGAGCGTTCGATGTGGGGCACCTTCCAGGGCTGGAAGCCGGTGATGGTCCTGGTGTTGTTGATGGCCTGGGGCGTGGGCTTGTCGTTGCAGTTGCGCCACCAGGCGCGGAGCTGGGCCTCGATGCGCCAGATTCGCCGTGGCGCGCGTCCGCTGGTGCATCCCGAACTGGAGGCGGAGGTCCGCGAGTTGTCCGTCAGCGCGGGATTGAAGCAGGCGCCCGCGCTGCTCGTGTCCGACGAAGTGACGAGCCCGCTGGCCACGGGGCTGCTGTCTCCGGTGGTGGTGTTGCCCGCGAAGGCGGTGCGCCTGTTGCCGGTGGAGGGGCTGCGCATGGCGCTGGCGCATGAAGTGGCGCACTTGAAGCGCGGGGATTTGTGGCTGGGCTGGGTGCCCGCGCTCGCGGAGGCGCTGTTGTTCTTCCACCCGCTCGCCCGGCGGGCGGCCCGTGAATACGCGCTGGCTCGCGAGGAGGCGTGTGACGCGGAGGCGCTGCTGCTCACGGGCGCCGAGCCCGCTGACTACGGGGAGCTGCTGCTCGCGTTCGGAGTCGCCCGTCCTCAGGGTACCGCCGCCGCAATGGGTGCGTCGGCTCACGTTCAAGCGTTGTACAGGAGGTTGAGCATGCTGGAGCACGTCGAAGTGGAGTCCTCTCGTTCCCGTCGTGGATGGAAGTGGGCGTTCTCCTTGTTCGGGCTGCTGGCCTTGGTGCCCTTCCAGGTCGTCGCGCGCCCCGAGTCGAAGCCGGAGACGCAGGCGCAGCCGGACGCGGCGGCGTCGGCCACCACCAGCACGAAGACCCGCGAGCGCAGGCACATGACGGGCGTCGTGAAGGTCTTGGGGGACACGGCTCCCGTGCCGCCCACGCCCCCCGCCACGCCCGTGGTGGCCGCCTCTCCCGCGCAGGTCCGGCAGGCGCCGCGTGCTCCCTCCGCACCGCGGGCTCCGGCGCCCATCGTGGCCATGGCGGGTGTTATCCCTCCCACGCCCCCGGCGCCGCCGAAGCCCCCTCGCCCCATCGAGTCGGATGACGACTTCGGCTACGTGCTGCTGTCGAGCGACAACTCGGCGACGATGAATGGCAGCACGGTGGACCTGGAGCTCGCGAAGATGTTCCGCGGCAAGCAGGGCGGCGAGCTGCTCTACGCCCGCCGCAATGGGGAGGCGTTCATCATCCGGGATGCGTCCACGCTCAAGGCGCTGCGCGCGGCGATGGAGCCGATGCGGACACAGGGCAAGTTGCAGGGCGAGTTGGGTGAGAAGATGGGCGCGCTCGGCCATGAGCAGGGCAAGCTGGGCATGAAGCAGGGCGCCCTGGGCGTGAAGCAGAGCGAGCTGGGGCTACAGCACGCGGAGCTGGCCCACAAGCGGGCCGGGCTGCATCTGGAGTCCAGCCGCATCGACTCGCTCCCCGAAGTGGAGCGGGACCGTCGCCAGGCGGAGCTCGACAAGCAGGAGAAGGCGCTCGACCAGGAGATGGAGGTCCTGGACAAGAAGCAGGAGGCGCTGAGCCAGGAGCAGGAGGTGCTCAGCAAGGAGCAGTCGAAGCTCGGTGAGCAGCAGGCCGCCTATGGGCGCGAGATGGAGAAGGTCAGCGAGCAGCACGAGGGCAAGGTCCGCGAGGCGGAGAGGGCCATCCGCTCCCTCATCGACGAGGCCCTGAGCAAGGGCCTGGGCCAGCCGCTGCCCACCTGA
- a CDS encoding PAS domain-containing sensor histidine kinase: MLRRLRRGQPGWSASPRTRPPSAREQLLRVGKGLHATLIVDAQGQVLWMEPELVFAAGGARDAVQGRTVDEVLARMPWLTRTVHDALTSGQGLGDGVAHGQPQRALALAVYGDDHALLGACVRLQPVTPWESASGAARTELTRIRERYEDFIGSIDGIVWEANAEFHFTYVSRQAERLLGVPAEQWVRQPDFWARHVHPDDWPDVLSACLSAWRQSRPQEFEYRMLAADGHIVWMRAHVTALSEEGHPMRLRGLMVDVTEQRRSREKLEHTHSLLRATFDSIAEGIVAVDGDQRMVAYNKRFQDMWGLSDEVMESGVAERALADAAPLTKDPARFVSRIQGQLLPSDTATVDTHELKDGRILEATSLPQRMGDTVIGRVWSYRDVTEERRAKVERERLLVAEQNARERLEESFALLDTFLNHAPVGLAFVNRELRYLRINDALASLHGRSRNEELGHTVREMNPTMAPKLEPLMRQVIETGQALSDLEMAGYVPSTPHELRHWRVSYYPVRTPSGGIVGLGAVVVELTQEHRAQEERERLLKEAQEAINVRDDFLSIAAHELKTPLTPLKLHLQMMKQQASEGHVPKPHHVDKALAQVTRLSVLVNDLLDATRIEAGRLELHRKPVELQSLAREVLAEARPLGTQHTLEYEETPEPLIVLGDRGRLAQVLMNLLENAFKYSPTGGTVRLTVEHEGTQARVSVRDTGIGIPDDQREHLFQRFFRARNAPISGFGGLGLGLYICRDIVERHGGHIGVDTEVGQGSTFHFTLPLEPPPP; encoded by the coding sequence ATGCTCAGGCGATTGCGGCGAGGGCAGCCAGGGTGGAGCGCGTCTCCTCGGACGCGCCCTCCCTCCGCGCGCGAGCAACTGCTGCGCGTGGGGAAGGGCCTGCACGCCACGCTCATCGTCGATGCCCAGGGACAGGTCCTCTGGATGGAGCCGGAGCTGGTCTTCGCCGCGGGGGGAGCGCGCGACGCGGTTCAAGGCCGGACAGTGGATGAAGTGCTCGCCCGCATGCCCTGGCTCACCCGCACGGTGCACGACGCGCTGACGAGCGGGCAAGGGCTGGGTGACGGCGTCGCGCACGGACAACCCCAGCGCGCGCTGGCGCTCGCCGTCTATGGGGACGACCACGCGCTGCTGGGCGCCTGCGTCCGGCTCCAGCCCGTGACGCCCTGGGAGTCCGCGAGCGGGGCGGCGCGCACGGAGCTGACGCGCATCCGGGAGCGCTACGAGGACTTCATCGGCAGCATCGACGGCATCGTCTGGGAGGCGAACGCCGAGTTCCACTTCACCTACGTGAGCAGACAGGCCGAGCGGCTGCTGGGGGTTCCCGCCGAGCAGTGGGTGCGGCAGCCGGACTTCTGGGCGCGGCACGTCCATCCGGATGACTGGCCCGACGTCCTCTCCGCGTGCCTGAGCGCGTGGCGGCAGTCGCGGCCCCAGGAGTTCGAGTACCGGATGCTCGCGGCGGACGGACACATCGTCTGGATGCGCGCGCATGTCACGGCCCTCTCGGAGGAAGGCCATCCCATGCGGCTGCGGGGGCTGATGGTGGACGTCACCGAACAGCGCCGCTCGCGGGAGAAGCTGGAGCACACCCACTCGCTGCTGCGCGCCACGTTCGACTCCATCGCGGAGGGCATCGTCGCGGTGGATGGGGACCAGCGGATGGTCGCCTACAACAAGCGCTTCCAGGACATGTGGGGCCTGAGCGACGAGGTGATGGAGTCGGGCGTCGCGGAGCGGGCCCTGGCGGACGCGGCCCCCCTGACGAAGGACCCCGCGCGGTTCGTCTCACGCATCCAGGGCCAGCTCCTCCCGTCGGACACCGCCACCGTGGACACGCACGAGCTGAAGGACGGACGCATCCTCGAGGCCACCTCCCTGCCCCAACGCATGGGGGACACCGTCATCGGTCGCGTGTGGAGCTACCGCGACGTCACGGAGGAGCGCCGCGCGAAGGTGGAGCGCGAGCGCCTGCTGGTCGCGGAGCAGAACGCGCGCGAGCGGCTGGAGGAGTCCTTCGCGCTGCTCGACACGTTCCTCAACCACGCGCCCGTGGGCCTCGCCTTCGTCAACCGCGAGCTGCGCTACCTGCGCATCAACGACGCGCTCGCCTCGCTGCACGGGCGGTCCCGGAACGAAGAGCTGGGACACACCGTGCGGGAGATGAATCCCACCATGGCCCCCAAGCTCGAGCCGCTGATGCGCCAGGTGATTGAGACTGGCCAGGCACTGAGCGACCTGGAGATGGCCGGTTACGTCCCCTCCACGCCCCACGAGCTGCGCCACTGGCGCGTCAGCTACTACCCGGTGCGCACCCCCAGCGGCGGAATCGTCGGCCTGGGCGCCGTCGTCGTCGAGCTGACCCAGGAGCACCGCGCGCAGGAGGAGCGCGAGCGGCTCTTGAAGGAGGCCCAGGAGGCCATCAACGTCCGCGACGACTTCCTGTCCATCGCCGCCCACGAGCTGAAGACGCCGCTGACGCCCCTCAAGCTGCACCTCCAGATGATGAAGCAGCAGGCCTCCGAGGGCCATGTGCCCAAGCCTCACCACGTGGACAAGGCGCTGGCGCAGGTGACCCGGCTGTCCGTCCTCGTCAACGACCTGCTGGACGCCACCCGCATCGAAGCGGGACGGCTGGAGCTGCACCGCAAGCCGGTGGAACTCCAGTCGCTCGCGCGCGAGGTGCTCGCGGAGGCGCGCCCGTTGGGCACGCAGCACACGCTCGAATACGAGGAGACCCCCGAGCCGCTCATCGTCCTGGGCGACCGGGGACGACTGGCCCAGGTGCTGATGAACCTGCTGGAGAACGCCTTCAAGTACAGCCCCACCGGGGGCACCGTCCGGCTGACGGTGGAGCACGAGGGGACGCAGGCCCGGGTGTCGGTGCGCGACACGGGCATCGGCATCCCCGACGACCAGCGCGAGCACCTCTTCCAGCGCTTCTTCCGCGCGCGCAACGCCCCCATCTCTGGCTTCGGGGGCCTGGGGCTGGGGCTCTACATCTGCCGCGACATCGTCGAGCGACACGGAGGCCACATCGGCGTGGACACGGAGGTGGGCCAAGGCTCCACCTTCCACTTCACCCTGCCGCTGGAGCCTCCTCCGCCCTGA
- a CDS encoding NAD-binding protein, which translates to MKIVIAGGGRVGSVLAARLVAEQHHVTVIERDAATCTRLFEEVGVVTVCGDATNPQMLEAAGVTSADVVAGVLARDSENLAFTMLVRSMSPARLMVRMLDTSYREAYRLAGVKDLVAEAEVVVAKMTTAIDFPQVAGSLPLGDGDTVLFELALPMRAQVAGQTVAQVRGMEGFPRECVFIGVVDPQGRATLPDGNTVLRAGHTVILVARRAHLAEAVTFLTQEPVGTTGVAILASTLRKVDFLAPLNTEELETVARGAEHLQRPAGTELFRQGDAGESFYVVLSGEVQLKDTGGQAVATVKQGGFFGELALLTGEPRSATAVTATVCELAAVGRDDFRSVVMANPGVALEMSRILGERLSRVQGIKPSTKRWGLFGR; encoded by the coding sequence GTGAAAATCGTCATCGCGGGAGGTGGACGGGTGGGCAGTGTGCTGGCCGCGCGTCTGGTGGCTGAACAGCACCATGTGACGGTCATCGAGCGGGACGCGGCCACGTGCACACGCCTCTTCGAGGAGGTGGGTGTGGTGACGGTGTGCGGCGACGCGACGAATCCGCAGATGCTCGAGGCGGCGGGCGTCACGTCCGCGGACGTGGTGGCGGGGGTGCTGGCGCGCGACTCGGAGAACCTGGCGTTCACCATGTTGGTGCGCAGCATGTCTCCGGCGCGCCTCATGGTGCGCATGTTGGATACGAGCTATCGCGAGGCGTACCGGCTCGCGGGAGTGAAGGACCTGGTCGCCGAGGCCGAGGTCGTCGTGGCGAAGATGACCACGGCCATCGACTTCCCGCAGGTGGCGGGCTCGCTGCCCTTGGGGGATGGCGACACGGTGCTCTTCGAGCTGGCGCTGCCCATGCGCGCGCAGGTGGCGGGGCAGACGGTGGCGCAGGTGCGAGGCATGGAGGGCTTCCCGCGCGAGTGCGTGTTCATCGGCGTGGTGGACCCGCAGGGCCGGGCGACGCTGCCGGATGGGAACACGGTGCTGCGCGCGGGACATACCGTCATCCTCGTGGCCCGGCGCGCGCATCTGGCGGAGGCGGTGACATTCCTCACCCAGGAGCCGGTGGGCACCACGGGTGTGGCGATTCTGGCCTCCACGCTGCGCAAGGTGGACTTCCTGGCGCCGTTGAACACGGAGGAGCTGGAGACGGTGGCGCGAGGCGCCGAGCACCTCCAGCGCCCCGCGGGCACGGAGCTCTTCCGGCAGGGAGACGCGGGCGAGAGCTTCTACGTGGTGCTGTCCGGTGAGGTGCAGCTCAAGGACACCGGAGGCCAGGCCGTGGCCACGGTGAAGCAAGGGGGCTTCTTCGGTGAGCTGGCGCTGCTGACGGGAGAGCCCCGGTCGGCGACGGCGGTGACGGCGACAGTGTGTGAGCTGGCGGCGGTGGGCCGCGATGACTTCCGCAGCGTCGTCATGGCCAACCCTGGCGTGGCGCTGGAGATGAGCCGAATCCTCGGCGAGCGCCTGTCGCGTGTTCAGGGCATCAAGCCCTCCACCAAGCGCTGGGGCCTCTTCGGACGGTAG
- a CDS encoding aldehyde dehydrogenase: protein MSLAASPRNTSASTLDSIIQRVKAGSRAWVKLGVPERLALLEELSRGYMAIAEPSVRAACVAKGIDPNSPVAGEEWLAGPMVVVRNLRLLAASLRDIQQHGVPRIPASRLRTLEDGRLAARIYPMDALEGMLLPRNEGEVYFLPGVTAENLPEHQASFYRKPHDGRLCAVLGAGNVNSIPPADCLYKLFVEGAACVLKMNPVNAYLGPFLEQAFAPLARLDVFAVVYGGAAEGAALVGHPAVDEVHITGSDKTHDALVWGPPGPEADARRARDEPLLRKPFTSELGNISPVVVVPGPYSDGELRFQADNIAGMVVNNASFNCNSAKLLVQPKGWGTRGRVVDAVAASLGKASVRRAYYPGAEQRWHQFTEGRAHLRQVGHAKEGELPYALIPDVDPGHTEDRVFHHEPWCTVLSETGLPGSDDPVSFLSSAVSFLNNNVWGTLNATLIVHPSSLKDPAVSAAVEKALRELRYGTVAVNTWPAAGYALVSLPWGGHPSSTARDIQSGLGWVHNTLMLEQVEKSVLRAPLSNLMAPPWVPGHRSARELGRRLVDFERAPSWLKLPGVAAAALRR, encoded by the coding sequence ATGAGTCTCGCCGCAAGTCCTCGCAACACCTCCGCCAGCACGCTTGATTCCATCATCCAGCGGGTGAAGGCGGGCTCCCGGGCCTGGGTGAAGCTCGGAGTGCCCGAGCGCCTCGCGCTGCTGGAGGAGCTCAGCCGTGGCTACATGGCCATCGCCGAGCCGAGCGTCCGCGCGGCCTGTGTGGCGAAGGGAATCGACCCGAACAGTCCCGTGGCGGGAGAGGAGTGGCTGGCAGGCCCCATGGTCGTGGTGCGCAACCTGCGCCTGCTGGCCGCTTCTCTCCGGGACATCCAACAGCACGGTGTCCCGCGCATCCCCGCCTCGCGGCTGCGTACGCTGGAGGACGGCAGGCTCGCGGCGCGCATCTACCCCATGGACGCGCTCGAGGGCATGCTGCTGCCGCGCAACGAGGGCGAGGTCTACTTCCTGCCCGGCGTCACCGCGGAGAACCTCCCCGAGCACCAGGCGTCGTTCTACCGGAAGCCGCATGACGGCCGGCTGTGCGCGGTGCTGGGCGCGGGCAACGTCAACTCGATTCCTCCCGCGGACTGTCTCTACAAGCTCTTCGTCGAGGGCGCCGCCTGCGTGCTCAAGATGAACCCGGTGAATGCCTATCTGGGGCCCTTCCTGGAGCAGGCCTTCGCGCCGCTGGCGCGGCTGGATGTCTTCGCCGTGGTGTATGGCGGGGCGGCGGAGGGCGCCGCGCTGGTGGGGCATCCGGCGGTGGATGAGGTGCACATCACCGGCAGCGACAAGACGCACGATGCGCTGGTGTGGGGACCTCCGGGGCCGGAGGCGGATGCGCGCCGGGCCCGCGACGAGCCGCTGTTGCGCAAGCCCTTCACGAGTGAGCTGGGGAACATCTCCCCGGTGGTGGTGGTGCCGGGGCCGTACTCGGATGGGGAGCTGCGCTTCCAGGCGGACAACATCGCCGGCATGGTGGTGAACAACGCGTCGTTCAACTGCAACTCGGCCAAGCTGTTGGTGCAGCCGAAGGGGTGGGGGACGCGCGGGAGGGTGGTGGACGCGGTGGCGGCGAGCCTGGGCAAGGCCTCCGTGCGGCGCGCGTACTACCCGGGCGCGGAGCAGCGCTGGCACCAGTTCACCGAGGGCCGCGCCCACTTGCGCCAGGTGGGCCACGCGAAGGAGGGCGAGCTGCCCTACGCGTTGATTCCCGACGTGGACCCGGGCCACACCGAGGACCGCGTCTTCCACCACGAGCCGTGGTGCACCGTGTTGTCGGAGACGGGCCTGCCGGGGAGCGATGACCCGGTGTCGTTCCTGTCGAGCGCGGTGTCGTTCCTCAACAACAATGTGTGGGGGACGTTGAACGCCACGCTCATCGTGCACCCCAGTTCGTTGAAGGACCCGGCGGTCTCCGCGGCGGTGGAGAAGGCCCTCCGCGAGCTGCGCTATGGCACGGTGGCGGTGAACACCTGGCCGGCGGCGGGGTATGCGCTTGTCTCCCTGCCTTGGGGCGGGCATCCGTCCTCGACGGCTCGGGACATCCAGAGCGGGCTGGGGTGGGTGCACAACACCCTGATGCTGGAGCAGGTGGAGAAGTCGGTGCTGCGCGCGCCGCTGTCGAACCTGATGGCGCCGCCGTGGGTGCCGGGGCATCGGAGCGCGCGGGAGCTGGGGCGGCGGCTGGTGGACTTCGAGCGGGCGCCATCGTGGCTCAAGTTGCCAGGCGTGGCCGCGGCGGCCCTGCGCCGCTGA